The proteins below come from a single Eucalyptus grandis isolate ANBG69807.140 chromosome 3, ASM1654582v1, whole genome shotgun sequence genomic window:
- the LOC104438193 gene encoding uncharacterized protein LOC104438193 isoform X1, producing the protein MVKVLTDQIDTKDRYIPKSLEEAMVFAPMQKEVIWYLARRTTSGINIKYMVVLIGTGNTGRISHLTHLITCLLELTLFCSCVPKDLAFHFAHQQPSLATFESTGNNSSLLKTLATMEGHFLSTARFNFWEKLIYKCIPVCWVDTSFDSSNDTKMAQALKQLRVSLWNLATTADDFLRNANLLMEAIVESPPGCVPADVSGAAFLCRGNFNGISER; encoded by the exons ATGGTAAAAGTATTAACAGACCAAATTGATACCAAAGATCGATATATACCAAAATCCCTGGAAGAAGCTATGGTGTTTGCTCCTATGCAAAAGGAGGTCATCTGGTACTTGGCCAGGCGTACAACATCCGGCATCAATATTAAATATATGGTAGTCCTTATCGGGACCGGCAATACGGGTAGGATTTCACACTTAACTCATCTTATCACTTGTTTACTTGAATTAactcttttttgttcttgtgtCCCAAAAGACCTAGCCTTTCATTTTGCTCATCAGCAACCCAGCTTGGCAACATTCGAAAGTACTGGAAATAACAGTAGCCTGCTCAAAACCTTGGCGACAATGGAGGGGCACTTCCTCAGTACAGCTAGAttcaatttttgggaaaaacttATTTACAAAT GTATCCCTGTATGCTGGGTCGATACATCATTTGACAGCTCCAATGATACGAAGATGGCTCAAG CCCTTAAGCAGTTGAGGGTATCACTCTGGAATCTCGCCACAACAGCAG ATGACTTTCTTCGGAACGCTAACCTCCTGATGGAGGCAATAGTAGAATCGCCGCCAGGATGTGTACCGGCAGACGTCTCTGGAGCAGCTTTTTTATGCAGAGGGAACTTCAATGGTATAAG TGAAAGATAG
- the LOC104438193 gene encoding uncharacterized protein LOC104438193 isoform X4, producing the protein MVKVLTDQIDTKDRYIPKSLEEAMVFAPMQKEVIWYLARRTTSGINIKYMVVLIGTGNTDLAFHFAHQQPSLATFESTGNNSSLLKTLATMEGHFLSTARFNFWEKLIYKCIPVCWVDTSFDSSNDTKMAQALKQLRVSLWNLATTADDFLRNANLLMEAIVESPPGCVPADVSGAAFLCRGNFNGISER; encoded by the exons ATGGTAAAAGTATTAACAGACCAAATTGATACCAAAGATCGATATATACCAAAATCCCTGGAAGAAGCTATGGTGTTTGCTCCTATGCAAAAGGAGGTCATCTGGTACTTGGCCAGGCGTACAACATCCGGCATCAATATTAAATATATGGTAGTCCTTATCGGGACCGGCAATACGG ACCTAGCCTTTCATTTTGCTCATCAGCAACCCAGCTTGGCAACATTCGAAAGTACTGGAAATAACAGTAGCCTGCTCAAAACCTTGGCGACAATGGAGGGGCACTTCCTCAGTACAGCTAGAttcaatttttgggaaaaacttATTTACAAAT GTATCCCTGTATGCTGGGTCGATACATCATTTGACAGCTCCAATGATACGAAGATGGCTCAAG CCCTTAAGCAGTTGAGGGTATCACTCTGGAATCTCGCCACAACAGCAG ATGACTTTCTTCGGAACGCTAACCTCCTGATGGAGGCAATAGTAGAATCGCCGCCAGGATGTGTACCGGCAGACGTCTCTGGAGCAGCTTTTTTATGCAGAGGGAACTTCAATGGTATAAG TGAAAGATAG
- the LOC104438193 gene encoding uncharacterized protein LOC104438193 isoform X2, protein MVKVLTDQIDTKDRYIPKSLEEAMVFAPMQKEVIWYLARRTTSGINIKYMVVLIGTGNTGRISHLTHLITCLLELTLFCSCVPKDLAFHFAHQQPSLATFESTGNNSSLLKTLATMEGHFLSTARFNFWEKLIYKCIPVCWVDTSFDSSNDTKMAQALKQLRVSLWNLATTADDFLRNANLLMEAIVESPPGCVPADVSGAAFLCRGNFNGIR, encoded by the exons ATGGTAAAAGTATTAACAGACCAAATTGATACCAAAGATCGATATATACCAAAATCCCTGGAAGAAGCTATGGTGTTTGCTCCTATGCAAAAGGAGGTCATCTGGTACTTGGCCAGGCGTACAACATCCGGCATCAATATTAAATATATGGTAGTCCTTATCGGGACCGGCAATACGGGTAGGATTTCACACTTAACTCATCTTATCACTTGTTTACTTGAATTAactcttttttgttcttgtgtCCCAAAAGACCTAGCCTTTCATTTTGCTCATCAGCAACCCAGCTTGGCAACATTCGAAAGTACTGGAAATAACAGTAGCCTGCTCAAAACCTTGGCGACAATGGAGGGGCACTTCCTCAGTACAGCTAGAttcaatttttgggaaaaacttATTTACAAAT GTATCCCTGTATGCTGGGTCGATACATCATTTGACAGCTCCAATGATACGAAGATGGCTCAAG CCCTTAAGCAGTTGAGGGTATCACTCTGGAATCTCGCCACAACAGCAG ATGACTTTCTTCGGAACGCTAACCTCCTGATGGAGGCAATAGTAGAATCGCCGCCAGGATGTGTACCGGCAGACGTCTCTGGAGCAGCTTTTTTATGCAGAGGGAACTTCAATGGTATAAG gTAG
- the LOC104438193 gene encoding uncharacterized protein LOC104438193 isoform X3, with protein MVKVLTDQIDTKDRYIPKSLEEAMVFAPMQKEVIWYLARRTTSGINIKYMVVLIGTGNTGRISHLTHLITCLLELTLFCSCVPKDLAFHFAHQQPSLATFESTGNNSSLLKTLATMEGHFLSTARFNFWEKLIYKCIPVCWVDTSFDSSNDTKMAQALKQLRVSLWNLATTAVPVIKRIGELKLRHKYSLEFVNLLLLST; from the exons ATGGTAAAAGTATTAACAGACCAAATTGATACCAAAGATCGATATATACCAAAATCCCTGGAAGAAGCTATGGTGTTTGCTCCTATGCAAAAGGAGGTCATCTGGTACTTGGCCAGGCGTACAACATCCGGCATCAATATTAAATATATGGTAGTCCTTATCGGGACCGGCAATACGGGTAGGATTTCACACTTAACTCATCTTATCACTTGTTTACTTGAATTAactcttttttgttcttgtgtCCCAAAAGACCTAGCCTTTCATTTTGCTCATCAGCAACCCAGCTTGGCAACATTCGAAAGTACTGGAAATAACAGTAGCCTGCTCAAAACCTTGGCGACAATGGAGGGGCACTTCCTCAGTACAGCTAGAttcaatttttgggaaaaacttATTTACAAAT GTATCCCTGTATGCTGGGTCGATACATCATTTGACAGCTCCAATGATACGAAGATGGCTCAAG CCCTTAAGCAGTTGAGGGTATCACTCTGGAATCTCGCCACAACAGCAG TACCTGTAATCAAAAGGATTGGAGAATTGAAGTTGAGGCATAAATATTCACTTGAGTTTGTAAACCTTTTGCTCTTGTCGACATGA